The sequence below is a genomic window from Tubulanus polymorphus chromosome 1, tnTubPoly1.2, whole genome shotgun sequence.
CACTGTATGTAACAcatgaatgaattttcaatgagatAGTACGTGTGAACTATCTGatctgattttgaattattgcagGATTTAATGGTTGGTGATGAAGCGAGTCAATTACGTTCGATGTTAGAAGTAAACTACCCGATGGAAAACGGAATCGTCAGAAATTGGGATGACATGTTACATATATGGAACTATACTTTTGGATCGAGTAAACTCGACATTGATCCGAAACACACTAAAATCCTTCTAACCGAGCCTCCTTTAAATCCGATGAAAAACAGAGAGAAGATGGTTGAGGTTAGTGATTATCTCTTAGGTCCTTACAGCCGCAACAAAATCACCGCAAtaacaaaattcaaacttgAAAATAGTATATTACAGCACAACCAATTTCGCTGAGTCACTTCAGCCTCATCAGGcgtattgaaataaattacattCAGAAGGGCATATGAGCCCACAGCAGAAATAAACATGAATATTGAGTGTAGACCTATATGAAGCACCGCTAGGGAATAATGAGTGTATTTAGTTTAGGTTGGCATGATTTTATGTGTATGACTTCCTTGATTGAATATTCAAGATCGCTTAAGTCTATTATAGGGTGTTTTGTAAATACCATATGCAGTAGATGagatattcaatgttttcccTGTTTCCTATTTTTAGGCTATGTTTGAAGAGTATCAGTTTGATGGAGTATACATCGCTATTCAAGCTGTACTCACTCTTTATGCTCAAGGtaaatgtatttatgattaataattatgttgataAACTTGTAGAAAATAGTTTGTTGTTCTACAAACGATGTGTTTCTGAATAGGTTTACTGACTGGTGTGGTTGTTGATTCTGGAGATGGTGTTACACATATCTGTCCTGTGTATGAAGGCTTTGCTCTGCCTCATTTGACGAGAAGGTTAGACATTGCCGGTCGAGATATAACTAAATATCTCATCAAGGTATAGAATGATGTCGATAGTCCCCTCAttacgagagaaatcccacaataacgaagccaagattgaaaaattctatatcaggaTGATTGAGCAGTACGCTTGATGATGGCTAAtggttgttagccgaaacatcgcacctcaaatacaatcattctgatatagaatttttcaatcttggcttcattattgtgggatttctctcgtcatcatcatacacggatattgtgtatcttctcgtctagtCCCCTCATAATTTGCAAGTTGCTTCTTATTTAATTTGATATCCTTCTATTTCTAGTTGCTTCTATTGAGAGGGTATGCTTTTAATCATACTGCTGATTTTGAGACTGTTCGTATGATGAAAGAAAAGCTTTGCTATGTCGGATATGATATTGAACAGGAACAGAAACTCGCACTTGAAACCACTGTCTTGGTTGAACATTACACTGTAAGTATTTTTCTATCCGTTGTTGTTGTGATAGctcatcaaatattgttgaaaattcaaatatttccttCTCATAATTTCAGTTACCTGATGGTCGAGTAATAACGATCGGTGGTGAACGATTTGAAGCACCCGAGGCATTATTCCAACCTCATTTGATTAATGTGGAAGGTGTAGGTGTCGCTGAACTTCTGTTTAATACCATACAGGCAGCTGATATCGATACGAGACCTGAATTTTACAAGCACATTGTTCTCTCTGGTGGGTCAACGATGTATCCCGGACTTCCTAGTCGCCTTGAGAGGGAAATAAAACAGCTCTACTTGGAACGAGTATTGAAGGGTCAGGTGGACAAACTATCTGTGAGTACACCTTAAGATACACTTTATCTAGCAAAAAAGCTTTGTCCTgtgaattatgaatattcaTCTGACTGCAATATCTGATACAGTAGAACCCTGTTAATTtggatcatttgggaccaacaaaattcaacTGGTTTACAGGAAATCTGTATTTAAGTAATATTTGGCTACGCTTTTATTTGTGTCACATTTTCTCCATAACCGTAAGGGATATTTTTACGAAACTTGGTACATTTGTTCCCCTTGGTAACTTATTGTTTGCTATTGAACGGTTTTTCGATCAGACTAGTGCCACCAGGTGTTTTGTAAAATATTGATGTGCAAATTTGTGTCACATCTCGGTAAATATGTATTTGATGGTTACAAAACTAACTCAGTAGGCATGTTGAGCGGGTTTAACTGGTCTATAGGAGTCATCTTATTGTATATGAATTAAGAAAAATCAAGAACATAAAGGGAGGATTAACTGAAAAAggaaataaactgaattgaattgataatttacAGAAATTCAAGATCCGTATTGAAGATCCTCCACGCCGTAAACACATGGTGTTTTTGGGAGGAGCCGTTCTCGCCgatattatgaaaaataaagacgATTTCTGGATGTCTAGACAAGAATATGAAGAGAAGGGGCTCAAGGTGCTTAAGAAATTAGGAGTCAGTGTCAAGTGAAGAACAAATTTAGGAAAGGCGTACTGATATGAAATacgaaaaaaaactattattgcAATACTGTGGTTTCTGTGACTTCTCAGATATTAATGCAAGCTTCTGATCATTCCATCAGTGAAGCAGATTTTGACTAAATTTCAAAGAGGTGCTAGtgtattatctttatttcatgtGCTTTCCTTCAAAAtccaaaatcatttcataataAATCTTGTCGAACTGGCCTTTGATGAAAAAGTTTGAAGTTTTCACGCTCAATTACATATATTTGGGTATTCATATTCAAGTCAAATCAAAGGAGAGAGAATGAgatatttattgttttattggcCATTGAACAAATGATCAACACTGACTATAAGAATAATATATAGCAACCACTTGTGAATTGTAGTTTTAGATGAGTTAATTGCACATGTGTACATTTACAATGTACTGCAACTGTTTGATGGAGTCATATATGTGGCTTATGCATACAGTCGACTCTACCTTTCTCGGTATTGTTGGGagtatttccaaaaatttcATGTCAGTGTACTGATATCGAGCGAGGCAGAGTCCTCTATGGtcacaaaattattttttgttaacaaaaataacaaatctttaaaatattatttatattcattttgaattttgttgaTTAGATAATGCTTAAGTATCGTAGACAGGGACATATACATTGatcactgaaaaaaataaatgttgaatcgATGAATCTTTCTTGCAACATCTGTTGGTGAATGGTGATTCTTATCTTATAAGCGGCATCTTAGTAATTTTTTAAATCCTCATTATATTGGTTTGTAATACtaatgataaaatcattttcgatatcTAGAAAAGAATCTTAAATTCTTTACGTTAAAACCAGATCTACAGTTCTCTCTTACGACATGGCACTGAAATGTgtttaaatataaagatttttCTCTAGTCTTTGTTTCTTTCAGTTTTCAGTTGTCATATAAATTAATTATCTTATGTTAAATCAAGAGAACTACCGAGCTGTATTATCTCATTATTATATAATGTATCTGAATCATGTAATTGTAAAGAATGTACAGattttcataatgataaaatacacATATACAGAGTGAAAGAAAACTTGTTCATCAACTCTTGGGAATTTTGCTTCATCGCTTAATGAATCTGCAGCATGGTTCGTAGCCGAGTCTACTCAGTGTTAACTTTTTGGAAAAACAAGGCCCTGATGTGTGTGCTCACAAAAATGTCATTTCTGCTGGCAGGCAATTCTTGAGTGACATCTTAATTGTGATGCCAAGTGTGTGTTGATCGGTGTATT
It includes:
- the LOC141909994 gene encoding actin-related protein 2 translates to MDDKGNKVIVCDNGTGFVKCGYAGSNFPAHIFPCMVGRPLIRSTAKIGNIEVKDLMVGDEASQLRSMLEVNYPMENGIVRNWDDMLHIWNYTFGSSKLDIDPKHTKILLTEPPLNPMKNREKMVEAMFEEYQFDGVYIAIQAVLTLYAQGLLTGVVVDSGDGVTHICPVYEGFALPHLTRRLDIAGRDITKYLIKLLLLRGYAFNHTADFETVRMMKEKLCYVGYDIEQEQKLALETTVLVEHYTLPDGRVITIGGERFEAPEALFQPHLINVEGVGVAELLFNTIQAADIDTRPEFYKHIVLSGGSTMYPGLPSRLEREIKQLYLERVLKGQVDKLSKFKIRIEDPPRRKHMVFLGGAVLADIMKNKDDFWMSRQEYEEKGLKVLKKLGVSVK